The sequence CCAGCGTCGCGTGGGCAAGTCCTTGACCTTGGCCATCAGCTCTGCATGGTGCCCCCAGGGTAACGCACACAGCAAATCGGCTGGGAAAAGTGCCACGGCCTGTGGCACTTCCGGGCTCGATGTCATTTGTGCCACAGACTGTGGCACAAACTCCAAATGCGGATATTCCCGATAAAAGGCCAGCATCCGCTTGATATTGCGCTCAGAAAAGCCCTTTTCCTCGGGCAGCTCATTATGAAGATCGCGAGCCAGCGCAGGGATAATGCCCGCTCCCCAGCCCTCCTGCTGCTGACGGGTATCGATCATGGCACCAACTTCCCAATACAGCCGAATCAACTCGGCATTGACGGCCATGACCGCCCGCGTCTGGGCATGGCGAACCCGTTGTTTGATATCAGCCAATACCTGCCGGTAGCTGGCGTGCTGGATCGAATCGCTCATCATCCGCGCCTCAAATACTCTTCACGTCGGTGGCAGGCGACAACAGCTTGAAGAATGGAAGAAACCGTCAGACCGTAGCCCCGCTGCGCATCTCTTCCTCGGCGATCACGCGCTTCGTATCGTCGAACGCCCCTTCACTGCGCGCGACCACCAGTGTGGCCACGCCATTGCCGATGAGATTGGTGATGGCGCGCGCTTCGGACATGAACCGGTCCACACCCAGCAGCAGCGCCACCCCCTCCACGGGCACCGTGCGAGTGGCCGCCAGTGTACTCGCCAGCACGATGAATCCCGATCCGGTCACACCGGCCGCACCCTTGCTGGTGAGCATGAGAATGCCCAGCAGCGTGAGCTGTTGTCCGATGCTCAGATCGATGCCATACACCTGCGCGATGAAGATCGTCGCCATCGACAGATAGATGCTCGTGCCATCGAGATTGAACGAATAGCCGGTGGGGATCACGAGTCCCACCACCGATTTCGCACAGCCGTACCGTTCGAGTTTTTCCAGCATGCCGGGCAACGCGGCCTCACTGCTCGACGTGCCCAGTACCAGCAGGATCTCCTCGCGGATGTACCGCAGGAAGGTCCAGATCCGGAAACCGAAGGTGCGACAGATGAGCGCCAGGACGACGAACACGAACACGGCCATCGTCGCGTACACATCGAGCATCAGCCGGCCGAGCGGCAGCAGCGTCTTCAGACCGAACGCGCCCACAGTGTAGGCCATCGCGCCCAGTGCCCCGAGCGGCGCGACCTTCATGACGATGTGCACGATGCGGAAGAACACCGCCTGCAGACGCACCAGCAGATCGATGAGATCGCGTCCGGCGTCGCCCACCGCGGTGAGCGCCACGCCGAAGAGCACGGAGAAGAACACCACGGGCAGCAATTCCCCGCCGGCAAACGCGGCCACCACGTTGCTGGGCACGATATGCAGCAGGAACTCCAGCATGCCCTGTTCCTTGCCCGCCGTGGCGTACTTGCTTACGTCGCCGGCGGCCAGCATGGAGATATCGAGTCCGGCGCCGGGCTTCGTGACGTTCACGATCACGAGGCCGATGGCCAGCGCGAGCGTGGACACGAGCTCGAAATACAGCAGCGCCTTTCCGCCCACACGTCCGAGCTTGCGCAGATCGGCCATGCTGGCGATGCCATGCACGATCGTGAGGAAGATGATCGGCGTGATCACCATCTTCACGAGATTGATGAACGTATCGCCGACAGGCTTGAGCGCCTTGCCCGTGTCGGGAGCGACGACACCGATCAGGACACCGATGGCAACAGCGACGAGGACCTGAAAGGTCAGATTGCGGGCAATACGCGAGAGCACGCGGGAGAGGCGGAGGGTTCGTCGAAGCGTGTCGGAAACTGCGAACGCGGCGGGACGGAGCGGGCGACGCGCGGGTGGGAGTTGAACGGCGGGTGGGTCAGGTCAGCTTGCGCAGCGCGAGCAACCCGAGGCGCACCATCAGCAGCCCCGCACAAAGCAGGGCCAAGCATAACACGCGGACCGGCAGTCGAGCGCTGGAGGCGTCGCTCATCAGGTGGACCAGATAGACGGCGGCGCCCGTCGTGAGAGCGCTGCCGATGAGCACGAGGGGCAGGGAGCCCAGTGAGTCGCGCACGGTCCAGGGGATGACACCCCGGGCTTCGAGCAGGGGACGGAGAATGCCGTGCGCCACGATGGCGCAGAGCATCGCCGCCGCGAGGCCCCCGGTCAGTGCAGAAATCAGTGCGGTGCTCACGGAGTGGTCAGATGCTGGTCGATGTAGGCATCGATGTAGCCATCGGGGTTGGATAAATTGTCTTCCGCCCATGAGTGCTTCCACCATCCCCCTCGTATCGGATCCGATCCGCGCCACTGGTGGTCCGGCCGAGTCCACTCGGCGTTATCGCGCCGCCTGGTGGCTGCCCGATCCGCATTCGGCAACACTCTGGGGACGGATCGGCCGCCGGGAGCCGCTGGCGCCCACACATCTCGAGCGATGGGACACGCCCGACGGCGACTTTCTCGATGTCGTCCGGCTCCCGGGTGCGCTGGGGGAGAACAGCCCCCGCCTGCTCCTGCTGCACGGTCTGGAAGGCGGCGTGCATTCGCACTACATCCGCGCGCTCTTCCGGGAAGCCGGGAGCCGCGGGTGGGCGGCCGATCTCCTGCTGTTCCGGAGCTGTGGTTCGGAACCGAACCGCCTGCCACGCTCTTATCATTCCGGGGAAACCGGAGACGTGCTCTGGGTGCTGGAGCGACTGGCGCAGCGGTATCCGCGCGCGCCCATCGGTCTGGTGGGGGTGTCACTGGGTGGCAACGTGCTCTGCAAGCTGCTGGGCGAGCATGCCGACACCCTGCCGGCGCAGGTGGTGGGTGCGGTGGCCATGTCCGTTCCTTTCGATCTGGCGCGTGCATGCCAGCACATCGGACGGGGGTTCGGCGCCGTGTACGAACGGGCATTCCTGCGTTCGCTCGTGCCCAAGGCGCTGGCCAAGATCGCCCGTCACCCCGAGCTGGCGGCGCTGGGCCGGGTGGCAGACGCCCGGACGCTCTGGCAATTCGACGATGCGTTCACCGCGCCCGTGCACGGCTTCCGCGATGCAGCCGACTACTACGCCCGCTCGAGCTCCCTGCCGTTCCTCTCCCGCATCGCCCACCCGACGCTGCTGC comes from Gemmatimonas aurantiaca and encodes:
- a CDS encoding dicarboxylate/amino acid:cation symporter; translation: MLSRIARNLTFQVLVAVAIGVLIGVVAPDTGKALKPVGDTFINLVKMVITPIIFLTIVHGIASMADLRKLGRVGGKALLYFELVSTLALAIGLVIVNVTKPGAGLDISMLAAGDVSKYATAGKEQGMLEFLLHIVPSNVVAAFAGGELLPVVFFSVLFGVALTAVGDAGRDLIDLLVRLQAVFFRIVHIVMKVAPLGALGAMAYTVGAFGLKTLLPLGRLMLDVYATMAVFVFVVLALICRTFGFRIWTFLRYIREEILLVLGTSSSEAALPGMLEKLERYGCAKSVVGLVIPTGYSFNLDGTSIYLSMATIFIAQVYGIDLSIGQQLTLLGILMLTSKGAAGVTGSGFIVLASTLAATRTVPVEGVALLLGVDRFMSEARAITNLIGNGVATLVVARSEGAFDDTKRVIAEEEMRSGATV
- a CDS encoding alpha/beta fold hydrolase — encoded protein: MSASTIPLVSDPIRATGGPAESTRRYRAAWWLPDPHSATLWGRIGRREPLAPTHLERWDTPDGDFLDVVRLPGALGENSPRLLLLHGLEGGVHSHYIRALFREAGSRGWAADLLLFRSCGSEPNRLPRSYHSGETGDVLWVLERLAQRYPRAPIGLVGVSLGGNVLCKLLGEHADTLPAQVVGAVAMSVPFDLARACQHIGRGFGAVYERAFLRSLVPKALAKIARHPELAALGRVADARTLWQFDDAFTAPVHGFRDAADYYARSSSLPFLSRIAHPTLLLSAVDDPFLPSDVLDAVRDTIRGTTVVSAEFPARGGHVGFTAGRWPWAAWYYGEWRAAEFLTPHLHAFG